From the Sebastes fasciatus isolate fSebFas1 chromosome 3, fSebFas1.pri, whole genome shotgun sequence genome, one window contains:
- the LOC141765179 gene encoding uncharacterized protein LOC141765179 isoform X3 → MDAEPSHRRGRSLSEALTLERSAEGGLVVSSIDDSSSANQGLKEGDELLGATINFDHLSKAEVLEVLKLMEPFDDKIQVLTRNNMSKSLGNLHQSAKNPETMLKDSYDKLYNARIKKFMKGDLLSADEDSVNTEVTAKQILQSSSNVNQKHDMGLPRLGVDFGLLKSKTLTTDIGADSQYGAAGELAYDNNLNLPPLGLGLNGTTLSGAQVPRLKVDARNPQFDTPDFHLSGTLPEGPNTTAGIQLPNNDTVDLTMPNLQRPQIGLESNPTFRAPEMGMDLNGSDVSTRDMGINLNGGDITGPSFDTGVPKVGIEGTNKMPKFKMPDLGLSGPSLSSPEGEVNTPDVGTPDVPSGKLGLMYSKRLKNPDLNVDNPSGYVESPKLSLTGRSPDLDLDIPGVDVPQLDLHGQDIDIPSGKFKVPLKKQKIDLKSTDLDVDAPFGKLTKPKFGFTGKSEVDVKTPKIKGGINAPNVNLPKAGLKGSDLAISTPSVGTKVPSGKYKAPKFKMPKFDLPDIRVPNFNGDLEGPDVRLAAPDLKAGLVDLNVPSTDLDFGSSSGKLKMPGFGLSRPKVKGPQYELQTPGMDVSAPKFKGGGINLPGGDIKGPKLDLNTPDMDVNMPSGKLGIDADAPSGNLKLPKLKLFGALPKSKDMDINAGMKTPELALKSPKINGIDVPDVSVPKVDLQAPNFDLNSPDVNIGSPKGKFAMPKLNVPSLDLSGPKGGLDVDASLNRPRLPSGGFDIDAPSFDLKGPKHLPNMDLKAPKIKGGIGAPDWDLPNMDLKAPKIKGGIGAPDWDLPNMDLKAPKIDMNTPNVNIGSPKAKLKMPKLKMPKFPSLKGPEFDGNLDGPDVDVNVPKVNLKGPKADMGMPDFDISGPSGKFKKPNFNLPNFGLSGPKLDGPNLDLKTPDLGLSGPNLSGGLNAPDINMPKIDLKSPKLDLNTPKLNFGGPSGKLKMPELHAPDWDVKAPSGKLKMPKFDLSGKLPKGPNMDINTDLNSPDLSLNAPKIKGGIDAPDLDLPNMNLKSPKLDVNTPNVNIGSPKAKFKMPKFKTPKFHFPSLKGPEIGGNLDGPDVDVNVPKVNLKGPKADMGMPDFDISGPSGKFKKPNFNLPNFGLSGPKLDGPNLDLKTPDLGLSGPNLSGGLDAPDINMPKVDLKSPKLDLNTPKLNFGGPSGKLKMPELHAPDWDVNAPSGKLKMPKFHFPSLKGPEIDGNLDGPDVDVNVPKVNLKGPKADMGMPDFDISGPSGKFKKPNFNLPNFGLSGPKLDGPNLDLKTPDLGLSGPNLSGGLNASDINMPKVDLKSPKLDLNTPKLNFGGPSGKLKMPELHAPDWDVNAPSGKLKMPKFDLSGKLPKGPNMDINTDLNSPDLSLNAPKIKGGIDAPDLNLPKMNLKSPKLDVNTPDVNIGSPKAKFKMPKLKMPKFHFPSLKGPEIDGNLDGPDVDVNVPKVNLKGPKADMGLSDFDISGPSGKFKKPNFNLPNFGLSGPKLDGPNLDLKTPDLGLSGPNLSGGLDAPDINMPKVDLKSPKLDLNTPKLNFGGPSGKLKMPELHAPDWDVNAPSGKLKMPKFDLSGKLPKGPNMDINTDLNSPNLSLNAPKIKGGIDTPDLDLPNINLKSPKLDVNTPDVNIGSPKAKFKMPKLKMPKFHFPSLKGPEIDGNLDGPDVDVNVPKVNLKGPKADVGMPDFDISGPSGKFKKPNFNLPNFGLSGPKLDGPNLDLKTPDLGLSGPNLSGGLNAPDINMPKVDLKSPKLDRNTPKLNLGGPSGKLKMPELHAPNWDANAPSGKLKMPKFDLSGKLPKIKGGIDTPDLDFPNMGLKAPKLDMNTPDMNIGSKLNMPKLKMPKVNLPNLKGPEIDGNFDGPDINAPNINLKGPTTDFDIPDVDFGSRFKKPHLKMPDVGFSSPELEGPNFDFKSPDFNAKLPKGPNLNLNSDLKTPDFNLKAPKLKGGINAPKLGLPNMDLHAPKLNMDTPNVNMPSLKTPDLSLSGPKAKMPDLNLAGPSLKGPGLSMPDLHLPDTSFKGPKLDLNAKRPDLGINGNIGRPDMNFNAPNVKGGIRGPDVDMNVPSGNIQGPQTDFDMANRKFKLSSFKLPQFGGPDLSRTGSDIDFGASLRPTNLDISPPNAKLNMKPPQLLKGDFTGPNVSAPNMPKVSMRNPALHLKSPDLDIDDPSLNFNGPSYKNRRSDIPGVNMRMPDLDVDGNVRLHHTDRQPPRYKDRSSYPTMDAGFGHHIDYKRSDLNIDDFTGRHHVLRARGSKLDFQAPPNYGQVISPSGVKMRDPRHTRRVPSGEVDIYSMHRRSLQQVPNARLPHFSQDQGIRVPDSSDGYYVTVFPDQAQSQRTPNLKYISLGGPDFHPGNVDLEVPRGNDLKGESTFFYSNLI, encoded by the exons CCATCACACCGCCGGGGAAGGAGTCTCTCTGAGGCGCTGACCTTGGAGCGATCAGCGGAGGGCGGCCTCGTCGTTTCCAGCATTGACGACAGTTCTTCAGCCAATCAGGGACTGAAGGAAG GGGATGAACTTTTGGGGGCAACAATAAATTTTGATCACCTGTCAAAAGCCGAGGTGTTAGAAGTACTGAAGCTGATGGAGCCGTTTGATGACAAGATCCAGGTCCTCACCAGGAACAACATGAGCAAGAGCCTCGGAAACTTGCACCAGAGTGCTAAGAATCCTGAGACG ATGCTGAAGGATTCCTACGACAAACTCTACAATGCCAGAATCAAGAAGTTTATGAAAGGTGACTTGCTCAGTGCAGACGAGGACTCTGTGAACACGGAGGTTACTGCCAAGCAAATTCTACAAAGCTCATCCAACGTCAACCAAAAGCACGACATGGGGTTGCCTCGCCTCGGAGTTGACTTTGGACTTTTGAAAAGCAAAACTCTGACCACAGACATTGGTGCTGATTCACAATATGGTGCTGCTGGAGAATTAGCATATGACAACAATCTGAACCTTCCACCGTTGGGTCTCGGGCTGAATGGGACTACTCTAAGTGGAGCTCAGGTACCAAGACTGAAAGTTGATGCTAGAAATCCACAGTTTGACACTCCAGACTTCCATCTGTCCGGAACATTACCAGAGGGTCCAAACACTACGGCTGGTATACAACTGCCAAACAATGACACAGTTGACTTGACAATGCCAAATCTTCAAAGACCTCAAATTGGACTGGAAAGCAACCCAACCTTTAGAGCTCCAGAAATGGGTATGGACTTAAACGGTTCAGATGTTAGCACCCGTGACATGGGAATAAACCTTAATGGGGGAGATATCACTGGCCCATCCTTTGACACCGGTGTTCCCAAAGTGGGAATTGAAGGAACAAACAAAATGCCAAAATTCAAAATGCCAGACCTGGGCCTCTCTGGACCTTCTTTGAGTAGTCCAGAAGGCGAGGTCAACACACCTGATGTAGGAACCCCAGATGTTCCCTCAGGTAAACTCGGTCTCATGTATTCCAAGAGGCTGAAAAACCCAGATCTAAATGTGGACAACCCTTCTGGTTATGTAGAGTCACCCAAGCTCAGCTTGACTGGGAGATCTCCTGACTTAGATCTAGACATTCCAGGTGTTGATGTACCACAACTTGATTTACATGGGCAGGACATTGACATACCTTCAGGGAAATTCAAAGTGCCACTTAAGAAACAAAAGATTGATCTTAAATCTACGGATTTAGATGTGGATGCCCCATTTGGTAAATTGACTAAGCCCAAATTTGGGTTCACAGGCAAAAGTGAAGTTGATGTTAAAACACCAAAGATAAAAGGTGGGATTAATGCACCTAATGTAAATCTACCAAAAGCTGGTCTAAAAGGATCAGATTTAGCCATTAGCACTCCATCGGTTGGCACTAAAGTTCCATCTGGAAAATACAAAGCTCCTAAGTTTAAAATGCCCAAATTTGATTTACCAGACATTCGAGTTCCAAATTTTAATGGAGATTTAGAGGGACCAGATGTGCGGTTGGCAGCACCAGATCTCAAAGCTGGATTGGTTGACCTAAATGTACCCTCAACTGACTTAGATTTTGGAAGCTCATCTGGAAAACTCAAAATGCCAGGCTTTGGCCTATCTAGGCCTAAAGTTAAAGGCCCTCAATACGAGTTACAAACTCCAGGCATGGATGTGTCCGCTCCCAAGTTTAAAGGGGGGGGCATCAATTTGCCTGGTGGTGATATCAAAGGCCCAAAGCTAGACCTTAATACCCCTGATATGGATGTTAATATGCCTTCTGGTAAATTAGGCATTGACGCAGATGCTCCTTCTGGCAACCTTAAACTGCCAAAATTGAAGCTCTTTGGCGCATTACCAAAGAGTAAAGATATGGATATCAATGCAGGGatgaaaacacctgaactaGCTCTGAAATCCCCAAAGATAAATGGCATAGATGTTCCTGATGTGAGTGTACCAAAAGTGGATCTTCAAGCTCCAAATTTTGATCTCAACTCCCCAGATGTAAACATTGGTTCACCCAAAGGAAAATTTGCAATGCCAAAGCTGAATGTACCCAGCTTAGACTTGTCAGGTCCAAAAGGAGGACTCGATGTGGATGCATCTCTAAACAGACCACGCCTACCATCAGGTGGTTTTGATATTGATGCACCTTCATTTGATCTGAAAGGCCCAAAACATTTACCAAACATGGATCTTAAAGCTCCAAAGATAAAGGGTGGAATTGGTGCCCCTGACTGGGACTTACCAAACATGGATCTTAAAGCTCCAAAGATAAAGGGTGGAATTGGTGCCCCTGACTGGGACTTACCAAACATGGACCTTAAAGCTCCAAAAATTGATATGAACACTCCAAATGTCAACATTGGTTCACCCAAAGCAAAATTAAAGATGCCCAAATTAAAGATGCCTAAATTTCCAAGCCTAAAAGGACCTGAGTTTGATGGAAACTTGGATGGCCCAGATGTTGATGTAAATGTACCCAAGGTCAACCTCAAAGGTCCTAAAGCTGATATGGGAATGCCAGATTTTGATATTTCTGGTCCATCTGGAAAATTCAAAAAGCCAAATTTTAACCTGCCTAATTTTGGGCTTTCTGGTCCAAAGTTAGATGGCCCTAACCTGGACCTCAAAACACCTGATCTAGGTCTATCTGGTCCTAATCTCAGTGGTGGCTTAAATGCACCTGACATAAACATGCCGaaaattgatcttaaaagcccCAAACTGGACCTTAATACCCCAAAGTTGAACTTTGGTGGGCCATCAGGTAAACTGAAAATGCCAGAGCTTCATGCTCCAGACTGGGATGTTAAGGCTCCCTCGGGCAAATTGAAAATGCCTAAATTTGATCTTTCAGGTAAATTACCGAAGGGACCAAATATGGACATAAACACTGATCTGAATTCACCAGATCTGAGCCTGAATGCCCCAAAGATAAAGGGTGGAATTGATGCCCCTGACTTGGACTTaccaaacatgaacctgaaatcTCCCAAGTTAGATGTGAACACTCCAAATGTCAACATTGGTTCACCCAAAGCAAAATTTAAAATGCCCAAATTTAAAACGCCTAAATTTCACTTCCCAAGTCTAAAAGGACCTGAGATTGGCGGAAACTTGGATGGCCCAGATGTAGATGTAAATGTACCCAAGGTCAACCTCAAAGGTCCTAAAGCTGATATGGGAATGCCAGATTTTGATATTTCTGGTCCATCTGGAAAATTCAAAAAGCCAAATTTTAACCTGCCTAATTTTGGGCTTTCTGGTCCAAAGTTAGATGGCCCTAACCTGGACCTCAAAACACCTGATCTAGGTCTATCTGGTCCTAATCTCAGTGGTGGCTTAGATGCACCAGACATAAACATGCCCAAGGTTGACCTCAAAAGCCCAAAGCTGGACCTCAATACCCCAAAGTTGAACTTTGGTGGGCCATCAGGTAAACTGAAAATGCCAGAGCTTCATGCTCCAGACTGGGATGTTAATGCTCCCTCGGGCAAATTGAAAATGCCTAAATTCCACTTCCCAAGTCTAAAAGGACCTGAGATTGATGGAAACTTGGATGGCCCAGATGTTGATGTAAATGTACCCAAGGTCAACCTCAAAGGTCCTAAAGCTGATATGGGAATGCCAGATTTTGATATTTCTGGTCCATCTGGAAAATTCAAAAAGCCAAATTTTAACCTGCCTAATTTTGGGCTTTCTGGTCCAAAGTTAGATGGCCCTAACCTGGACCTCAAAACACCTGATCTAGGTCTATCTGGTCCTAATCTCAGTGGTGGCTTAAATGCATCAGACATAAACATGCCGAAAGTTGATCTTAAAAGCCCCAAACTGGACCTTAATACCCCAAAGTTGAACTTTGGTGGGCCATCAGGTAAACTGAAAATGCCAGAGCTTCATGCTCCAGACTGGGATGTTAATGCTCCCTCGGGCAAATTAAAAATGCCTAAATTTGATCTTTCAGGTAAATTACCGAAGGGACCAAATATGGACATAAACACTGATCTGAATTCACCAGATCTGAGCCTGAATGCCCCAAAGATAAAGGGTGGAATTGATGCCCCTGACTTGAACTTACCAAAAATGAACCTGAAATCTCCCAAGTTAGATGTGAACACTCCAGATGTCAACATTGGTTCACCCAAAGCAAAATTTAAAATGCCCAAATTGAAAATGCCTAAATTCCACTTCCCAAGTCTAAAAGGACCTGAGATTGATGGAAACTTGGATGGCCCAGATGTAGATGTTAATGTACCCAAGGTCAACCTCAAAGGTCCTAAAGCTGATATGGGATTGTCAGATTTTGATATTTCTGGTCCATCTGGAAAATTCAAAAAGCCAAATTTTAACCTGCCTAATTTTGGACTTTCTGGTCCAAAGTTAGATGGCCCTAACCTGGACCTCAAAACACCTGATCTAGGTCTATCTGGTCCTAATCTCAGTGGTGGCTTAGATGCACCAGACATAAACATGCCCAAGGTTGACCTCAAAAGCCCAAAGCTGGACCTCAATACCCCAAAGTTGAACTTTGGTGGGCCATCAGGTAAACTGAAAATGCCAGAGCTTCATGCTCCAGACTGGGATGTTAATGCTCCCTCGGGCAAATTGAAAATGCCTAAATTTGATCTTTCAGGTAAATTACCGAAGGGACCAAATATGGACATAAACACTGATCTGAATTCACCAAATCTGAGCCTGAATGCCCCAAAGATAAAGGGTGGAATTGATACCCCTGACTTGGACTTACCAAACATAAACCTGAAATCTCCCAAGTTAGATGTGAACACTCCAGATGTCAACATTGGTTCACCCAAAGCAAAATTTAAAATGCCCAAATTGAAAATGCCTAAATTCCACTTCCCAAGTCTAAAAGGACCTGAGATTGATGGAAACTTGGATGGCCCAGATGTTGATGTAAATGTACCCAAGGTCAACCTCAAAGGTCCTAAAGCTGATGTGGGAATGCCAGATTTTGATATTTCTGGTCCATCTGGAAAATTCAAAAAGCCAAATTTTAACCTGCCTAATTTTGGGCTTTCTGGTCCAAAGTTAGATGGCCCTAACCTGGACCTCAAAACACCTGATCTAGGTCTATCTGGTCCTAATCTCAGTGGTGGCTTAAATGCACCTGACATAAACATGCCCAAGGTTGACCTCAAAAGCCCCAAACTGGACCGTAATACCCCAAAGTTGAACTTAGGTGGGCCATCAGGTAAACTGAAAATGCCAGAGCTTCATGCTCCAAACTGGGATGCTAATGCTCCCTCGGGCAAATTGAAAATGCCTAAATTTGATCTTTCAG GTAAATTACCAAAGATAAAGGGTGGAATTGATACCCCTGACTTGGACTTTCCTAATATGGGCCTTAAAGCCCCCAAATTAGACATGAACACTCCAGATATGAACATTGGATCAAAGCTGAATATGCCAAAATTGAAAATGCCTAAAGTTAATCTACCAAACCTAAAAGGACCTGAGATTGATGGAAACTTTGATGGCCCAGACATCAATGCACCCAACATCAACCTCAAAGGGCCCACAACTGACTTTGATATACCAGATGTTGATTTTGGCAGCCGATTTAAAAAGCCACATTTGAAAATGCCTGATGTGGGGTTTTCTAGTCCAGAGTTAGAAGGCCCAAACTTTGACTTCAAGTCACCAGATTTTAATGCCAAATTACCAAAAGGACCCAATTTGAATTTAAATTCGGACCTAAAAACTCCAGATTTTAATCTCAAAGCTCCAAAATTGAAAGGTGGAATCAATGCCCCCAAATTGGGATTACCAAACATGGACCTTCACGCtcccaaattaaatatggaCACCCCAAATGTCAACATGCCAAGTTTAAAGACACCAGACCTCAGTCTCTCTGGACCTAAGGCAAAAATGCCAGACCTGAATCTTGCAGGACCTTCACTGAAAGGCCCTGGTCTAAGTATGCCAGACTTACACTTGCCTGATACCAGTTTCAAAGGTCCCAAGCTAGACCTCAATGCAAAACGTCCTGATCTTGGAATAAATGGTAACATAGGACGACCTGACATGAACTTCAATGCCCCTAATGTCAAAGGAGGAATAAGAGGTCCAGATGTTGACATGAATGTTCCCTCAGGGAACATCCAGGGTCCTCAGACTGATTTTGATATGGCAAACAGAAAATTCAAACTCTCTTCTTTCAAGCTGCCTCAGTTTGGAGGTCCAGATCTTAGCAGGACAGGGTCCGATATTGACTTTGGTGCATCTCTGAGACCAACAAATCTGGATATTTCTCCTCCAAATGCAAAACTGAATATGAAACCACCACAGTTACTGAAGGGGGATTTCACAGGTCCGAATGTTAGTGCTCCAAACATGCCGAAAGTGTCAATGCGGAATCCAGCGCTGCATCTCAAATCTCCAGATCTTGACATTGATGATCCTTCACTAAATTTCAATGGACCTTCTTATAAGAATCGCAGGTCAGATATCCCAGGGGTAAACATGAGAATGCCTGACCTGGATGTGGATGGAAATGTCCGACTTCATCACACTGACAGGCAGCCACCCAGGTACAAAGACAGGTCCAGCTACCCTACGATGGATGCTGGTTTTGGCCACCACATTGATTACAAGCGTTCAGATCTCAACATTGATGATTTCACAGGAAGGCATCACGTGCTTAGAGCCAGAGGTTCAAAACTGGACTTCCAGGCGCCACCTAACTATGGACAGGTGATCTCCCCATCAGGTGTTAAAATGAGGGACCCCAGACACACCAGAAGAGTTCCTTCTGGTGAGGTTGACATCTATTCAATGCACCGCAGATCATTGCAGCAAGTACCTAATGCACGTTTGCCACATTTCTCTCAAGACCAAGGAATAAGAGTCCCTGACAGTTCAGACGGATACTACGTCACTGTTTTCCCCGACCAAGCACAAAGTCAACGAACGCCAAACCTCAAATATATCTCACTTGGGGGGcctgactttcacccaggaaacgTTGACCTTGAGGTTCCACGAGGAAATGACCTAAAAGGGGAATCCACTTTCTTTTACTCCAACCTCATATAG